GCACTGGGAACTGAGCCCTGGTTTGGAGGCAGAGCTCTGAGATCTCTGTGCCAGTGTGAAAGTCAGGAAATGCCTCACAGGCCTTGAACGTGTTTCTCTTTGTGACACCGACACAAGGAGTATCTCGCCCTGTTTTGAATTTGAGTCAGGTGAAAAGTATAGGACTGACTTTTTCCTTGTCAGGAAACTGACTTCTTATGGCTTTGCCTCTGAGAAGTTGGCAGGGAAAGGAGGATTATATGTCGTGGAGAGAAACTTCATCTTACATTCTTCATTCTTGGTTTTCCATTTGGAAATGTTGTCACTTTGACTAGGGCAAGTCATTAGAAAAAGGCTCTGGACTTCGGGCCAGATGGCCTCGAGCTGATTTATGACTCTGCATCTTGTGTTCAGCAGCAGACTGCACAATATTACATTCTTCCCCACAAATATGCTGGAAGGTAGAAGGGGGGGCTCCCTCCACAGCAGGGAAGAGGAAGCCTGGAGACCCTGCTAGGGCTCCAGATTCCATCCCCTTCGTCTCTCTCAGCTGCAGGAAGACGAGCTGCGGGATGCGGTGCTGCTGGTGTTTGCCAACAAGCAGGACATGCCCAATGCCATGCCCGTGAGCGAGCTGACCGACAAGCTGGGGCTGCAGCACTTGCGCAGCCGCACGGTGAGGGTCCTGCCTCTCCCAGGGGAGCCACAGGCTGGGGCCAGGAGGAAAGGCATCCCCTTGTCTTCCCTGCTACtgacctttctttccttctccccacagTGGTACGTCCAGGCCACCTGTGCCACCCAAGGCACAGGCCTGTATGATGGGCTGGACTGGCTGTCCCATGAGCTGTCGAAGCGCTAGCAAACCAGGGGCCGGCCCCTGCTGCCCGGAAGCTCCCGCGTGCATCCCGGGATGACCAGATTCCCGGACTCCTCAGGCAgtgcccttccctcccactcctcctctcCCACAGACACAGGCCTCTGCTCCTGCTCCCGCCTGCATGTTCTCTCTGttgttggagcctggagcctcgcTCTCTGGGCACGGAGGGGTCCACTCTCCTGCCTGCTGGAGCCTGTGGAAGGGACCTCCAGGGCTAAGGCCCCTTTTtccagaggaggagcagggatctgggtttacttttgttttttccattttgggtGTACCCTTGGGGCCAGATGGGGAGGGAAGGTGAGGGCTCCGGGTGGTGCTATGATGTGGCACTGGATATTGAGTAATAAATTTGCTGTGGTTTGTACACAGTGTTGTCTGTAGCCTAGAAGCGGGGGTTTGGGGGGAGGCTGGGTTGTTGGGTACAAAGGGACAATATGACAGGGGGAGGCTCAAAACGCTAAGGCTGCTCAGCCAACCCCTTCCCCccagtgtgcacacacacatcactgcCTTCCCCTAGCTCAGCCTCTCCCTCCTTGTTCTTGAGGATACAGTACTTCGGGGGTTCCAGTGGAGGAGATTCCACTCCCTTCCCAATTCCAGGGGGCCTTTGCTGAGGATAACAGGCTCTACCTCATGATTCTGTAAATCACACACTTCCTGTTCCTCTCCATCTCCTAGCTACTTAGAGCAGTGGCTCTTCACGGTTACTGTGCACATTAAAATTCAGGGGGAGGggatatttattaaaaagaggGTCCCGagataacctttaaaaatatgattcatcAGGACCAGTGTGAAGCCCAAGAATAATGCATCTTAAAGATTACCCAGATGATTCTGTCACCCGTAGTCTATTAAGCTTCTTCTGTAAAACATTGGTAGGGCCTTGCAAATTACAGTTCCTCACCTTGCACTGGAACTCTTTCTACCTGGGAAGACAACCCTGCCCTCTACTCCCCTACTCCCACCACGGGGAATAAGAAAGCATATGAATGGAACCAGGAGTGTGGGCTATTCTCCAAGTGTGGTTTACTCTGCCCGTTCTTTGAATCCCAGCAAAGCTTAAGCAaaaaccaccatcaccaccattattTCCTCTTGCCTTTCTCCTTTGATGTTGTCGATTCCTCCATGTTCTTCACTGATTTTCTCCATGAGCTTTGTAGGAAATGAGCCCTGTAGGGGCTTTCCCTACAGAGGAAACGGCCGTTGGCCAACAGAGACCCTTTGAGGGCAAGGGCTCATATCCTGAGGGCCAGCACTCGCTGGCTGCCCAGCAGCAGTGCGGCTGGGGATTATGAGGAAGATGCCCAGTGCTCTCCCCATCTAGGGCATTTTCCTTACCCTGCTCTAAGCCAGCCCTTTCTGATTAATACGAGTAATATGATCCTTGCTGGTTATCTGTCTAGGGTTTCCTCACACTTCCTGAAAAGCACCTTCTGAGACATTTTGGCCTCATCCTCCCAAGGGCTGTAAAAGTTAATCGATTTTTCTTGGATATCTTGAACTTTAAAAACACTTGAGTCCCAAGGGAGCCAAGCAGAACTCATTTCGGAGGGTGGAAAGAGGTTGGTTTTTACCCTGCCATTAAAATGAGGAACAGAcatgaagaaggagaaggactTGCCTGTAGTCATGGGCTATCACTGGTACAGGCCAAAGTTCTGATGCCCAGTCTTCGTTCAGCCGACCTCGGTGCCTGGAGTGATGTGAGGAGGTTAATGCCCAAGGCCCTAGACCCACTTCCTCTAGGCTGTAGATTGACAATGCTGTGCCAGTGCCCTTTCCCCACTATGGATAAGAGGCAGCCCTCACAGTCACAATGCTCCCGGGTCACAGAGGCGCTGGGCCCTAGCCTAGCCTCTGCCTGAGAAGTTCCCTCTGGGAACGTCTTCTGGTGGGTACTACAGGCCTGATTCTAGGCCCTATGGCCTGTGGAACCACACCACTGGGGGGAAGGCTGGGCCGGACAGAGTCATCACCTGTGGTGCCGGCCCCATGGATGACGTGGAGTGGACGCAAAGCCCCAAGCCCGAGGAGCTAAGGGTTGGGCTCATCAGCTGGGCAGGATCCTACCTCACTTACGAGACGTATAAGAATATAGTCACTGCTACTGCGAGGGGTTTGGGCCGGAGACAGGTAACAAAGCAAACCTGTACTGGAGCCATTTTTCCCAATGGCCAAGCTCTCGTGAGCGTGTGCGTGTGTCCATGTGTCTGTGTGCGCACACGCGGTGGTGGCAGGGGTACACTCTCAGCCTAATCATCTTCCCAGCCTTTGACATTGTCAGGCTGAGAGCCTCCTACCCCAGGCTTTTGGTCACAGGTCTCCACTGCTccgtctccccctctctaaaCCTGTTCCGAGAGACAAAGTGTTAGCCCTTCCTTCCTAGTCTTCCCTGGCTGCTCTCTTCCTTCCATCCCAATACAGAGTGGTTGCGTCATCACAAAGAGGCGAGATAACAGCCCAGGCTGGAAGGCAAAATTGTGGGCGTCCAAGGGAAGTTGGACAAGTGGAGTGACGGCAAGGCCTATGATTCTGTTCTGGTTGTAGTTCAGGGATGGGGTACTCTACAAGCCTAGGAGAGCTCATTTTAGAAAGCGGTATAGGCAGCCCTGCAACAGTACAACAGAGTGAGGTGGTAGCAAGGTCCTTGTTTAGAACAGGGTTGATCACAGCTGAACCAGACAACTGCATCTCAACTGTGTGTGTTCCCATCCTTATCCCTGGAGCCTGGACCCACCTGTAAGAGGTCTTGCTCTTCTCCTGCCATGCTGGCGAGGTGGGCTTTGGGGATGGGAGTGTGGCTAGTGTGCTCTCCAGGGGCAACAGTGAGGAAGAGGAAAGTAACATTGAAACCAAAACACTTCTTGGAAAATTAGGTATTGAAGGAAGCCACCAAGTAAGAGAGAGGGAAGTTTACCTTCTGGTAGCTGGAAGAAGTAAGCATTTAGAGCTTCTCTTGGGATCTTGAGAAGCGCTCTGATTCCAGGAATAGAGGCCCCCTGAAATCTTTTTATTACTGTTGGATGAGAGGGTGGAAGAGCTGACCGCAAGGAGGCTGATGGGGAGGAGAAGGTGGTTGGTCCCAAGGAAGGTTCTAGGGTGATGCCAGGGGTGATGGTGGTAGGGCTCCCTGGCCTAATCATGTGGCAGTActgatttccttcttcctcccaatGCCTCTAGACCTGGGAGATCTTGGTGAGCAATCAACACGATGCACAGGCTGTTGTACGACTAAGGAGCTTTCAGGGCCTCTACCTCCTATGCGAGGCAGATGGCAGTCTATCCTATGGCCGGCCAAGGACCAGCCACCATGGATGCTTCCTACTGCGTTTCCACCGCAATGGCAAGTGGACTCTCCAGTGCATTATTAGTGGTCGTTATCTGGAGTCTGATGGTGAAGATGTGTTCTGCAACTCCAGGGTCCTCTCGGCTTACCACATGTGGACCCCCCGGCCAGCTCTGCATGTCCATGTGATCCTCTACAGCCCCATTAACCACTGCTATGCCCGGGCTGACCCTACCACGGGCCGCGTCTGGGTGGATGCGCCAGTGCCCTGCCTGGAGGAATGTGGCTTCCTGTTGCATTTCCAAGATGGATGCTACCACCTGGAGACCTCAACACACTTCTTCTTGTCCCACTTAGACCGGCTGGCCCCCCAACCCTCATCACAGACAGCTTTTCACATGCAAGTGCGACCTGGAGGGCTCGTGGCACTGAGCGATGGAGAAGGAGGCATACTGTATCCACAGGGCACACGTCTGCTCCTGGGCCTGGGCTCCAGTCCCCATAGGGGTGAGGAGTGGTTCATCCTACAGCGCTGTCCGACGTGGGTCAGCCTCAGGTCAAAGACTCGGAAGTTCCTCTCCATCATCTATGGCAAGTGCTGGGTTCAACACtgctgtggagggagggagagctggctgctgaaaagagaaaaatatgtttggGATCAGCAAAGATTTTTGAATGTGCTGGGATCCCAAGAAGATCTCTTGTGCCATGGAGCAGGGTGATGAGGCCAGGGTCATGGGCTTTAGGGGAAAGTAGCCTGGGTCTTTCCAAGCTCCTATGGTCCAGAAGGGGATGAAAGCTGAGGGGGGCAAACAGAGGGAACCCCAGCCATAAATCGTGGAGGAGGGGCTGACACTGAGGGTGAGACCAGACTCTCCCTCTGACATATTCTTTCTCTGCAGATGTTGAGGTATATGCTGCCTCTGAGCACGTAACCCCAATGTCCTTGTTCCAGTTTGAATGTGACAACGAGAGCCTCACCCTGCAGCTTCGTGCAGCAAATGGCTGCTACCTAGCCCAGGTAAAACCTTGGCCTTCTGAGCAAGAGAACTCTTGATCCCTGAGTTCTCTCATTCTAGACGTACTTTCTCCTTCTTCAAGGCAAGTGACTAGATGCTGAAGTGAACAATGGAGGCCCATATCAATTTTCAACCAATGGGCCCAATTTTATCCAATAGggcctcttaaaaaaaatttgctttcttGAGGCAGAATTTATTTACAATAGAATGTACCACTTTTAAGCATACaataagttttgacaaatatatatatatatacctatgcAAGTATGCCACAATCACAAGTTAGACAATATTTCTATCTCCACAGAAattccctcttttcccttttatgtATTCTGTCACTATAGGTtagatttgtctattctagaatttcatataaatggaatcacatgggGTTGCAGTATGTATTCTTCCATCAGCATAACGTTTGTGAGATTCATGATCTGTGTACCActggtttgttcctttttattgctgagtagtgttccataCTAGTACTCATAAACACAAACctaatttgcttatccatttgcTTGTCGATGAAcccttgagttgtttccagtgtgggctactatgaataaagttactatgaacatctgtgtacaaGTTTTTTGGTGGGCCTGTATTTTTAGTTATCTTAAGGCAAGTACCTAGCAGTCGAAATATGGGTCACGTGATCaacatgcatttatatttttaagaaaatgttagtTTTTGAAAGGGAGTATGCAATTTTACATTCTTGCCAGTAATGTATGAAGGTTCTAATTACTCCACATCCTCGTCGTgatgtctgtctttttaattttagccactctagtAGGTATGTAGTGACATCttactgtggctttaatttgcatctcccttataattaataatgttgagtatcttttcatgtgcttactggccatttgtagatcttctctgtgaggtgtctgttcacatcttttgcccatctGTCACTGGATTGTTtatcttattattgagttttgagagttctttctATGTTCTGAAGTCAAGTTCTTTGCCAAATATATGTGTTGTGTTTCCTCCCaatctgtggcttgccttttcatttgcttacaAGTGCCTTTTGAGCagcaagtttttaattttgatgaggtaccaatttctccatttataaatGGTTAGTGAGTTTTCATCCCAATAATCACTGCCTGTCCCAAAGTTGCAAAGAATTTCCCGTGTCTTCTTGTAGGCATTTTATTGtttggctttcatttttatgtctatgatccattttgaaatgattttggaGTCTGGGCTGAGGACTATTTCTCTCCATATGGATATCCAGGTCCCTTTTTAATAGTGGGCTCTGGGAAATAGCAAACTGGGGAAGTGGGAGAGCTAAGGCCACAATACGTCTTCCAAAAAGGATGGGAAAGCATAAAGCATACCCTCCCAGGGTAGGGAGAATGAAGAAAGCTAGTGGGTGGTATGTGGGAAAGGGTCTAGGAATAGAAACGCTGGGAAGAAAGCTGAGATTTTCAGTCCTTGtttcccctctctgctccctatCATCTCTCCAGAGGCACCACAGGACAGTGGTAGCTAATGGGCACCCAATGGAGCCTGGCACTTTCTTCCACATGCACTGGAACTGCGGCAGGATTATCCTGCAGGCTCCCAATGGACGCTTCTTGGGCATCATAGACAATGGCCTGCTGATGGCCAAAGCCACCATTCCAGGTAAGCACAACAGCCTTCCTGCCAGGTTATTCCAAGTCAGAGATGCTTTCAGAGGGAGCTGAGATATGACAGAAAGAGCACTGGAGTTGGAGCCAGAAGATTTGGGTCTGTATAT
This sequence is a window from Prionailurus bengalensis isolate Pbe53 chromosome A2, Fcat_Pben_1.1_paternal_pri, whole genome shotgun sequence. Protein-coding genes within it:
- the FSCN3 gene encoding fascin-3; this encodes MDDVEWTQSPKPEELRVGLISWAGSYLTYETYKNIVTATARGLGRRQTWEILVSNQHDAQAVVRLRSFQGLYLLCEADGSLSYGRPRTSHHGCFLLRFHRNGKWTLQCIISGRYLESDGEDVFCNSRVLSAYHMWTPRPALHVHVILYSPINHCYARADPTTGRVWVDAPVPCLEECGFLLHFQDGCYHLETSTHFFLSHLDRLAPQPSSQTAFHMQVRPGGLVALSDGEGGILYPQGTRLLLGLGSSPHRGEEWFILQRCPTWVSLRSKTRKFLSIIYDVEVYAASEHVTPMSLFQFECDNESLTLQLRAANGCYLAQRHHRTVVANGHPMEPGTFFHMHWNCGRIILQAPNGRFLGIIDNGLLMAKATIPGPNEEFGIRLANRPFLVLRGRYGYVGTSSEHDLMKCNMDQPDCIHLLPCRQGIYHFQAQGGSFWSITSFGTFRPWGKFALNFCIELHGSNLLTVLAPNGFYMRSDRSGTLLADSEEITKECIWEF